Proteins co-encoded in one Spirosoma endbachense genomic window:
- a CDS encoding DUF6600 domain-containing protein, whose amino-acid sequence MTILKTIKLLGLVTMLALSPSFSPETMAQPGVSVPVESFYDELAPYGQWIQYPGYGNVWVPNAGPDFQPYASAGHWVVTEYGNTWVSDYAWGWAPFHYGRWIFDSAYGGWIWVPGTDWGPAWVSWRSGGGYYGWAPLGPGMNINININIPAPYWTFVPQIYITSPRVYSYCVPRPTVINIYQNTTIINNYYRTNNRAYVYGPPRGDIERVTRRSVPVYRIDNMDRPGRSVVGNGSVGFYRPDHSPNYRQDYGHNDRFNNAPRPDYNGNNAPGRGSYNGDNSPNRDYNGNNVPNRGAYNGNVTPSRDYNGNGAPSSREYNGNFSPDRRGSYANPTPNVPAPTNNPAPNRSFESNRGGYQPAETGNSAPQRSFPQHPNRSFERPNFQTPSGGSQPTPNGREGGFQRMPENRGAQPQLQPRSSEPSQQGRGGFQGGGRGPR is encoded by the coding sequence ATGACTATCCTGAAAACGATAAAGCTGCTTGGTCTGGTAACAATGCTGGCCTTAAGTCCGTCTTTCTCTCCGGAAACGATGGCGCAGCCGGGTGTCAGCGTTCCGGTCGAGTCTTTCTATGATGAACTGGCTCCTTATGGGCAATGGATACAGTATCCAGGCTACGGAAACGTGTGGGTTCCAAATGCAGGTCCGGATTTTCAGCCCTACGCCAGTGCTGGCCATTGGGTTGTTACGGAATATGGCAATACCTGGGTTTCTGATTATGCCTGGGGGTGGGCACCTTTCCACTACGGCCGCTGGATTTTCGATTCTGCCTATGGTGGCTGGATCTGGGTTCCGGGTACCGACTGGGGACCCGCCTGGGTTTCATGGCGTTCAGGCGGTGGTTATTATGGTTGGGCACCTCTTGGCCCAGGCATGAATATCAACATAAATATTAACATCCCGGCTCCTTACTGGACCTTCGTTCCGCAGATTTATATCACCAGCCCGCGCGTATACAGTTATTGTGTGCCACGACCTACGGTGATCAACATCTATCAGAATACGACAATTATCAATAACTATTACCGGACCAACAACCGGGCTTATGTTTACGGGCCGCCACGTGGCGATATTGAGCGTGTTACCCGTCGTAGCGTGCCTGTTTATCGAATCGACAACATGGATCGGCCCGGTCGTTCGGTTGTTGGGAATGGATCGGTAGGCTTTTACCGCCCTGATCATTCGCCCAATTATCGGCAGGATTACGGTCATAATGATCGGTTCAATAATGCCCCCCGACCCGATTACAATGGAAATAATGCCCCAGGTCGAGGGTCTTATAACGGCGATAATTCCCCCAATCGGGATTATAATGGAAACAATGTCCCTAACCGGGGTGCCTACAACGGGAACGTAACACCGAGTCGGGATTATAATGGCAATGGCGCACCCAGCAGTCGGGAGTACAACGGTAACTTTTCGCCTGATCGACGTGGTTCATATGCGAACCCGACGCCGAATGTACCTGCCCCTACCAATAATCCGGCGCCAAATCGGTCGTTTGAGTCGAATCGGGGAGGCTACCAGCCCGCCGAAACCGGTAACAGTGCTCCGCAGCGAAGTTTTCCTCAACATCCCAACCGTTCGTTTGAGCGCCCTAACTTTCAGACCCCCTCTGGCGGAAGTCAGCCGACACCGAATGGTCGCGAAGGAGGATTTCAGCGGATGCCCGAAAATCGGGGAGCCCAGCCACAACTTCAGCCACGTTCATCTGAACCCAGCCAACAGGGCCGGGGTGGATTTCAGGGCGGTGGTCGTGGACCACGCTAA
- the truA gene encoding tRNA pseudouridine(38-40) synthase TruA: MRYFIELSYRGTAYHGWQTQANGSSVQSTLEAALTKRLRKPVFVVGSGRTDAGVHARQQFAHFDLEEPILLSDALIYSINCILPEDIAIRTIFPVRPNDHARFSAISRYYQYHITRYKNAFENNLTYHFRPELEVDRMNEACQVLLKYTDFKSFSKARANVDHFRCRLDFAYWERGEADLLTFHIKANRFLWGMVRTIVGTMLEIGQNRMSLEKFEQLIVAQDRTIAGRAAPANGLYLVDVGYPAGLLAQRILVG; the protein is encoded by the coding sequence ATGCGTTATTTTATTGAATTATCGTATCGGGGAACAGCCTATCATGGCTGGCAAACTCAGGCAAATGGCAGTAGTGTACAGAGTACGCTGGAAGCCGCATTGACCAAACGACTTCGAAAACCTGTGTTTGTTGTTGGGAGTGGTCGTACCGATGCGGGCGTTCATGCCAGACAACAGTTTGCTCATTTTGATCTCGAAGAGCCGATTCTGTTGTCAGACGCATTAATTTATTCGATCAACTGCATATTGCCGGAAGACATTGCGATTCGTACGATCTTCCCCGTACGCCCGAATGATCATGCCCGATTCTCGGCCATTTCGCGCTATTATCAATACCACATTACGCGGTATAAAAACGCCTTTGAAAATAATCTGACGTATCATTTCAGGCCGGAACTGGAGGTCGATCGGATGAACGAAGCCTGTCAGGTATTACTCAAATACACTGATTTTAAAAGCTTTAGCAAAGCGCGGGCTAATGTAGATCATTTTCGCTGTCGACTCGACTTTGCCTACTGGGAGCGTGGTGAAGCCGACCTGCTGACGTTTCATATTAAAGCCAATCGGTTTTTATGGGGAATGGTCCGCACGATTGTTGGAACCATGCTTGAGATAGGACAAAATCGAATGAGTCTGGAAAAATTCGAGCAGTTGATTGTGGCTCAGGATCGTACCATTGCCGGTCGGGCGGCTCCAGCCAATGGACTTTATCTGGTTGATGTTGGGTATCCTGCGGGGTTGCTGGCGCAGCGGATACTGGTTGGATGA
- a CDS encoding type 1 glutamine amidotransferase domain-containing protein, with protein sequence MENQQNLQGKKVAAMMTDGFEQVEMTEPWKALQAAGATVHIIAPKGGSVKGWDETEWGETFDVDLPLAGADPAQYDALLLPGGVMNPDKLRLEPQAVKFIRHFFDQQKPVSAICHAPTMLIEADVIDGRTLTSYPSIQTDLKNAGANWVDQEVVVDGNLVTSRKPDDIPAFNRETIKLISEGVKEKRTA encoded by the coding sequence ATGGAAAACCAACAAAATCTGCAAGGGAAAAAAGTAGCGGCCATGATGACTGATGGGTTCGAACAGGTAGAAATGACTGAACCTTGGAAGGCGCTTCAGGCCGCTGGCGCAACAGTTCACATCATTGCTCCTAAAGGTGGTAGCGTAAAAGGATGGGACGAAACCGAGTGGGGAGAAACGTTTGATGTTGATTTGCCACTGGCAGGAGCAGATCCGGCTCAATACGATGCTTTGCTTTTGCCAGGGGGCGTTATGAATCCAGACAAACTCCGCCTGGAACCCCAGGCGGTTAAATTCATCAGGCATTTTTTTGATCAGCAAAAACCGGTTTCGGCTATTTGTCATGCACCAACGATGCTGATTGAAGCGGATGTGATTGATGGCCGAACACTAACCTCCTACCCTTCTATCCAGACTGATCTCAAAAATGCAGGCGCTAACTGGGTCGATCAGGAAGTGGTTGTCGATGGCAATCTGGTTACCAGCCGCAAACCTGACGATATACCTGCATTTAACCGGGAAACAATCAAATTGATCAGTGAAGGGGTGAAAGAAAAGCGAACAGCTTAG
- a CDS encoding SDR family NAD(P)-dependent oxidoreductase codes for MSTLTNNGFWWMLAGVGAVVAAKAFLNKKRAIDFHDKTVVITGGSRGLGLELARKFTQEGANVAICARDQAELDRAQADLRMRGSDVFTYACDLTDKAQVEQFITAVGQVLGPVDILVNNAGTIIVGPVEHMTEGDFREAMESNFWSAFTMINAVLPKMRERKSGRIVNITSFGGKVAVPHLAPYSVSKFAFVGYSEGLRSELLKDDILVTTICPGLIRTGSPRNALFKGQNEKEYTVFKISDSIPLFTIAADTCARQIVDACRKGEAERIITLPARLAAAIHGFAPGLITDTLAWANTLLPEPGGIGEQRTVGKASETWLSESILTRLTDEAAVENNEMGN; via the coding sequence ATGAGCACCTTGACTAATAACGGATTTTGGTGGATGCTGGCAGGCGTTGGAGCGGTGGTAGCAGCAAAAGCCTTTCTAAATAAAAAACGAGCAATTGACTTCCATGATAAAACGGTTGTCATTACTGGCGGTTCACGCGGATTAGGCCTTGAACTGGCACGAAAGTTTACTCAGGAAGGCGCTAATGTGGCCATTTGTGCCCGCGATCAGGCTGAACTCGACCGGGCTCAGGCGGACTTACGAATGCGCGGGAGTGATGTATTTACCTATGCCTGCGATCTTACCGACAAAGCCCAGGTAGAGCAGTTTATTACAGCTGTCGGGCAGGTACTAGGCCCCGTAGATATACTGGTCAATAATGCCGGAACGATCATTGTCGGGCCAGTTGAGCACATGACAGAAGGCGATTTTCGGGAAGCGATGGAAAGTAATTTCTGGTCGGCTTTTACCATGATCAACGCTGTGTTGCCGAAGATGAGAGAACGCAAATCAGGGCGAATTGTCAATATTACTTCGTTCGGAGGGAAAGTAGCTGTACCCCATCTGGCCCCCTATTCGGTTAGCAAATTCGCCTTTGTTGGCTATTCAGAAGGGCTTCGATCCGAACTACTGAAGGACGATATTCTCGTTACAACAATCTGTCCCGGCCTGATCCGCACCGGAAGTCCGCGCAATGCGCTTTTTAAAGGGCAGAACGAGAAAGAGTATACTGTATTCAAGATTAGCGACTCAATACCGTTGTTCACCATTGCCGCCGATACCTGCGCCCGACAGATTGTAGATGCCTGCCGTAAAGGAGAAGCAGAGCGGATTATTACGCTTCCTGCCAGGCTAGCTGCTGCTATTCATGGTTTTGCACCGGGTTTGATAACTGACACCCTGGCCTGGGCTAATACGTTGCTGCCTGAACCGGGTGGAATTGGTGAGCAACGCACCGTCGGCAAAGCCAGCGAAACCTGGCTCTCAGAATCAATACTGACGCGCCTGACCGATGAAGCGGCCGTGGAAAATAATGAGATGGGTAATTGA
- a CDS encoding M20/M25/M40 family metallo-hydrolase, with protein MYRLLAPAALSLLLIGSTSQLLKAQQALAIDKRYVDEIKKLADQPAVKTAFQTFIDLEPQTKQDLINLTETPSPPFKEQVRSKKYAAMMKEAGADSVWIDEVNNVIAKRKGKSGKKTVIVEAHLDTVFPEGTDVKVKQKGDTLYAPGVGDDTRGLTAVLAVLKGMEKAGIETDADVFFVGAVGEEGLGDLRGVKHLLRKDGGFKPDSYIAVDGDGIGSITHRGLGSHRYRVTFKGPGGHSYGSFGIVNPHSALGKAIYYFTADADKATRQGVKTTYSVSVIGGGTSVNAIPYESWAEIDMRSESPEKLNEVDQLLQAAVQKALKDENSIKRQGPDLTVDVKKIGDRPSGKTDATASIVQRAMAVSKYLNAEPSLEVSSTNANTPIALGIPAVTIGSGGIGGGEHALNEWWLNDKGYLGIQRVLLLLLAEAGLDKGSPIGKK; from the coding sequence ATGTATCGACTACTCGCTCCGGCCGCCTTATCACTATTGCTGATCGGCTCTACTAGCCAGCTTCTCAAGGCCCAGCAGGCACTGGCTATTGACAAACGCTATGTGGACGAAATAAAAAAACTGGCCGATCAGCCCGCTGTGAAAACCGCTTTTCAGACATTCATTGATCTGGAACCGCAAACCAAACAGGACCTGATTAATTTAACAGAAACTCCATCTCCTCCCTTTAAAGAACAGGTAAGATCGAAAAAGTATGCGGCTATGATGAAAGAAGCTGGCGCTGATTCGGTCTGGATCGATGAGGTTAACAACGTGATCGCCAAACGGAAAGGAAAATCTGGCAAAAAAACGGTCATCGTTGAAGCGCATTTGGATACAGTCTTTCCCGAAGGAACCGATGTGAAGGTCAAGCAGAAAGGCGACACCCTCTACGCACCCGGCGTCGGGGATGATACGCGCGGATTGACCGCTGTTCTGGCCGTTCTGAAAGGCATGGAAAAAGCCGGTATTGAAACAGACGCTGACGTATTTTTTGTAGGCGCTGTTGGCGAAGAAGGTCTGGGCGATTTACGGGGAGTTAAGCATTTATTACGAAAAGATGGCGGTTTCAAACCCGATTCATACATTGCCGTCGATGGCGATGGTATTGGCTCCATCACGCACCGTGGCCTGGGTTCGCACCGCTACCGCGTTACATTTAAAGGCCCCGGTGGTCACTCATACGGGTCGTTTGGGATTGTCAACCCACACAGCGCGTTAGGGAAAGCCATTTATTACTTTACAGCCGACGCCGACAAGGCAACACGGCAGGGGGTCAAAACAACCTATAGTGTCAGCGTTATTGGTGGCGGAACGTCGGTAAACGCCATTCCTTACGAATCCTGGGCTGAAATTGATATGCGTTCAGAAAGTCCCGAGAAGCTCAATGAAGTCGATCAATTGTTGCAGGCAGCCGTCCAGAAAGCCCTGAAAGATGAAAATAGCATAAAACGCCAGGGCCCTGATCTAACCGTAGACGTAAAAAAAATCGGGGATCGGCCATCCGGAAAAACAGACGCTACAGCCTCTATTGTACAACGGGCCATGGCGGTTTCAAAATACCTGAACGCGGAGCCCAGTCTCGAAGTATCTTCAACAAACGCCAATACGCCAATCGCATTGGGTATACCCGCTGTGACAATCGGCAGTGGTGGTATAGGCGGTGGTGAACATGCCCTGAACGAGTGGTGGCTCAATGACAAAGGGTACCTGGGTATACAGCGGGTATTGCTCCTGCTGCTGGCCGAAGCGGGCCTGGATAAGGGCTCACCCATCGGGAAGAAATAA
- a CDS encoding amidase family protein yields MKKFVLPLLTCFLFLTLIARGQSFKPAQLREATVSSLHEAMQNGKLTAVQLVQMYLDRIDAYDKQGPYLNTIIMVNPKALAEANRLDSIYKVTGKMVGPLHGIPVIVKDNYDTFDMPTTNGTLAMKKSIPPDDAFVVKRIRDAGAIIIAKSNLAEFASSGQFSVSSILPGYSRNPYDMKRTTAGSSGGTAAAIAADFGAIGLGTDTGSSIRGPASHQSLVGFRPTLGLVSRDGIAPLAMTNDTGGPICRTVEDAVRVLEVIAGYDKADTVTRQSEGKIPASYRQFLDKNGLKGARIGVFRQLCTPKNSDPQVYALFNKALDELRAAGAIVIDSVRVPELDTINKSFDTIPQLRRDFNLYLANLGPNAPHKSLTSIIKSKQFHPYLEKTLLDANADTLAPEAHKGWTKNLALRARLRQLLLRAMDSTQVDVLVYPSFSYPPRLIGDLNTPSGTNNNALSPPTGFPAFSVPMGFTYDGLPAGLQFFGRPYSEPVLIKLCYAYEQATHHRRPPESTPPLPKKKNKSVIALR; encoded by the coding sequence ATGAAGAAATTTGTACTGCCTCTATTAACCTGTTTTCTATTCCTGACACTGATAGCCCGCGGGCAATCATTTAAACCGGCACAACTGCGTGAGGCAACCGTAAGCAGCCTGCATGAAGCGATGCAGAATGGCAAACTAACGGCGGTTCAACTGGTACAGATGTATCTGGATCGGATCGACGCATATGACAAACAGGGGCCCTACCTGAACACGATCATTATGGTCAATCCAAAAGCACTGGCTGAAGCCAACCGGCTGGATTCGATCTACAAAGTGACTGGCAAAATGGTTGGCCCTTTGCATGGTATTCCGGTCATTGTGAAAGACAACTACGATACCTTCGACATGCCGACCACCAACGGTACATTGGCGATGAAAAAGTCAATACCACCCGACGATGCATTTGTCGTAAAAAGGATTCGCGACGCCGGAGCTATCATCATTGCAAAGTCGAATCTGGCCGAATTTGCCTCATCTGGCCAGTTTTCTGTCAGTTCTATCTTGCCCGGTTATTCGCGGAATCCGTATGATATGAAGCGTACAACAGCGGGCTCCAGTGGTGGTACGGCTGCTGCCATAGCTGCTGATTTTGGCGCTATTGGCCTGGGAACTGACACCGGTAGCTCGATTCGTGGACCCGCTTCTCACCAAAGTCTGGTTGGGTTTCGGCCTACGCTGGGACTCGTTAGCCGGGACGGCATCGCACCCCTGGCAATGACCAACGACACGGGCGGTCCCATTTGCCGAACCGTTGAAGATGCCGTACGAGTGCTGGAGGTTATTGCGGGCTATGACAAAGCCGATACCGTGACTCGTCAAAGTGAGGGTAAAATCCCGGCAAGCTATCGGCAGTTTCTGGATAAAAATGGACTGAAAGGAGCACGGATTGGTGTGTTCCGTCAGCTGTGTACGCCGAAAAATTCTGATCCGCAAGTCTATGCACTATTCAATAAAGCGCTGGATGAACTGCGGGCCGCCGGAGCTATCGTGATCGACTCTGTACGAGTGCCTGAACTGGATACGATCAACAAATCGTTTGATACCATTCCACAGCTACGGCGTGATTTTAACCTGTATCTCGCTAATCTGGGGCCTAACGCACCGCATAAGAGCCTGACGTCGATCATTAAATCGAAACAATTTCACCCCTATCTCGAAAAAACGCTGCTGGATGCGAATGCCGATACACTGGCCCCCGAAGCGCACAAGGGCTGGACGAAGAACCTGGCCTTACGGGCCCGGCTGCGTCAACTGTTACTCCGGGCTATGGATTCGACGCAGGTCGATGTATTGGTTTATCCATCGTTCAGTTATCCACCCCGGCTCATTGGCGATTTAAATACACCCTCAGGAACGAATAATAATGCCCTGTCGCCACCGACGGGTTTTCCTGCTTTTTCGGTACCAATGGGTTTTACATACGATGGTTTACCGGCTGGTTTACAGTTTTTTGGACGGCCTTATAGTGAGCCAGTACTCATTAAATTGTGTTATGCCTACGAACAGGCTACGCATCATCGGCGACCGCCCGAGAGCACACCACCGCTACCGAAGAAGAAAAATAAGAGCGTAATTGCGCTTCGTTAA
- a CDS encoding M14 family metallopeptidase produces the protein MLTPYERDTNQTATYPQIISWYQQLDRQYEQAKLVEVGKTDIGKPLHLFLLAADKQFTARPDRVTLLINNGIHPGEPEGIDACMMLARDLLKANKLPKNVLLAIVPVYNVDGSLNRSVSRVNQNGPVSYGFRGNARNLNLNRDFIKAEAENTRSFQLMYQSLKPQVLVDNHTSDGADYQHVLTYFSTQKDKLHQAVSGYMTHTFQPELDKMLAAKGFPSAPYVNHMGDTPESGLMGYNDSPRYSTGYAALFNCFGFTLETHMWKPYPARVKASYVFDEAVLRLCERDAQTILANQQRADKAVQQQTTFPLSYKWDRSKVDSITFLGYEAAYKPSDVSGLKRLYYDRTKPFTKRIPYRNTFVADVQVDKPGAYIIPQAWPEVITLLKRNGVKLQTLSRDTVITVSAYYIADYKSPQRPYEGHFIHSGVKLRTEQQQIQFYTGDYLVKTDQATNRFIVETLEPQGIDSFFAWNFFDSILDQKEYFSDYIFEDTAADLVKNNSALRKQLDEKRASDKAFAESADAQLDYIYRQTPYYEKTHNRYPVYRLK, from the coding sequence ATGCTGACCCCTTATGAGCGCGATACGAACCAGACAGCCACGTATCCTCAGATTATCAGTTGGTATCAGCAATTAGACAGGCAGTATGAACAGGCTAAACTTGTTGAAGTTGGCAAAACCGATATTGGTAAGCCACTTCATCTGTTTCTGCTGGCGGCCGACAAGCAGTTTACGGCCCGGCCCGATCGTGTTACGCTGCTGATAAACAACGGCATACACCCCGGCGAACCTGAGGGTATCGACGCCTGTATGATGCTGGCCCGCGATCTGCTGAAGGCTAATAAGCTGCCCAAAAATGTGCTACTGGCAATCGTTCCGGTCTACAATGTCGATGGTTCTCTGAATCGGAGCGTATCGAGAGTAAATCAGAATGGTCCTGTATCCTACGGTTTTCGGGGGAATGCCCGAAACCTGAATCTGAACCGCGATTTTATCAAAGCCGAAGCCGAAAATACACGTTCCTTTCAACTGATGTATCAGTCGTTGAAACCACAGGTATTGGTTGATAATCATACGAGCGACGGGGCTGACTACCAGCATGTACTGACCTATTTTTCGACGCAGAAAGACAAACTCCATCAGGCCGTGTCGGGCTATATGACGCATACGTTTCAGCCTGAGTTAGATAAAATGCTGGCAGCTAAAGGCTTTCCCTCCGCGCCCTACGTGAATCACATGGGCGATACGCCCGAAAGTGGTCTGATGGGCTACAATGATTCTCCCCGGTATTCAACGGGCTACGCGGCCTTATTCAACTGTTTCGGTTTCACGCTGGAAACGCACATGTGGAAGCCGTACCCAGCGCGTGTAAAGGCATCGTATGTTTTCGATGAGGCCGTGCTGAGACTCTGCGAACGCGATGCGCAAACGATTCTGGCGAATCAGCAGCGAGCCGATAAGGCTGTCCAGCAGCAGACGACCTTTCCGCTCAGCTACAAATGGGACCGTAGTAAAGTAGATTCCATTACGTTTTTAGGGTACGAAGCCGCCTACAAACCCAGCGATGTGTCGGGCCTGAAGCGACTTTATTATGACCGGACAAAACCATTTACGAAGCGTATTCCATACCGGAACACATTTGTCGCTGACGTACAGGTCGACAAACCGGGTGCCTACATTATCCCACAGGCCTGGCCTGAAGTAATAACGCTCTTAAAACGCAATGGCGTAAAACTGCAAACGCTATCAAGAGACACGGTGATTACTGTATCGGCTTACTACATTGCCGATTATAAAAGCCCACAACGCCCTTATGAGGGTCATTTTATCCATTCTGGGGTAAAACTGAGGACTGAGCAGCAACAAATTCAATTTTACACAGGTGATTATCTGGTTAAGACTGATCAGGCAACGAATCGATTCATAGTCGAAACGCTGGAGCCGCAGGGCATCGATTCGTTTTTTGCCTGGAATTTCTTCGACAGTATTCTCGATCAGAAAGAATATTTCTCTGATTATATTTTCGAAGATACTGCTGCTGATTTAGTGAAAAACAATTCGGCCCTGCGCAAACAGTTAGATGAGAAACGCGCTTCCGACAAAGCGTTTGCTGAAAGCGCCGATGCTCAACTGGACTACATTTATCGGCAGACGCCCTACTACGAAAAAACGCACAACCGCTATCCTGTTTATCGGCTGAAGTAA
- a CDS encoding YybH family protein, producing MIRSLPAFFISMLMPLWLYAQSGSTKRTEVPDISAIRALRAQSNRAIQARDLAAFGQTMLPDIEVTRGSGPHVSGRDSVLASVSVQFKDSNFLGYLRNTDSIQVSTSRVLAAENGHWTGRFQRPDGIQILTGVYLAMWRKTDAGWKIRSELFVSLGCTGSADCGK from the coding sequence ATGATCCGTTCGTTGCCTGCTTTTTTTATCTCTATGCTGATGCCGCTTTGGCTATACGCACAATCTGGCTCCACGAAGCGTACCGAAGTGCCAGATATTTCGGCCATTCGGGCATTGAGAGCGCAATCGAATCGGGCTATTCAGGCTCGTGATCTGGCAGCTTTTGGCCAGACAATGCTACCTGATATTGAAGTGACACGCGGTAGTGGTCCTCATGTATCGGGCCGCGATTCGGTGCTGGCATCGGTTTCGGTACAATTCAAAGATTCTAACTTTCTGGGATATCTCCGCAATACCGACAGCATTCAGGTCAGTACCAGTCGTGTGCTGGCCGCTGAGAACGGACACTGGACGGGTCGTTTTCAGCGGCCCGATGGAATTCAAATATTGACGGGTGTTTACCTGGCAATGTGGCGCAAAACCGACGCAGGCTGGAAGATTCGCTCCGAACTGTTTGTCAGCTTAGGATGTACAGGGAGCGCAGATTGTGGGAAGTAA
- a CDS encoding DUF6036 family nucleotidyltransferase: MEDKYLNLISLFNEEGVEYVVLGGHAVIAHGYLRTTGDIDIFVRPSDANAQRLLRALYRYGYQNGEFEHSDFTQVPNYLSFNRYDEWIDLMTFTLGVTFDECYNNRVVLTIENVPTNVISLPDLIRNKRAIGRPQDLIDLENLPNP; the protein is encoded by the coding sequence ATGGAGGACAAGTACTTAAATCTAATAAGCCTATTCAACGAAGAGGGCGTTGAGTACGTAGTTTTAGGGGGTCATGCCGTGATTGCCCATGGATATCTTCGTACGACTGGGGATATTGATATTTTCGTACGACCCAGCGACGCCAATGCACAACGACTCTTAAGAGCTTTATACCGATATGGTTATCAAAATGGCGAATTTGAACATTCAGATTTTACTCAAGTGCCCAATTATCTCTCCTTCAATCGGTATGATGAATGGATCGATTTAATGACATTTACCTTAGGTGTAACTTTTGATGAATGTTACAATAATAGAGTCGTCCTAACGATTGAAAATGTACCAACAAACGTAATTAGCCTTCCTGATCTAATCCGTAACAAGCGGGCAATCGGTCGTCCTCAGGATTTAATCGATCTGGAAAATCTGCCAAATCCTTAG
- a CDS encoding restriction endonuclease gives MLRESGFVQVEVTGKTGDGGIDGKGIVRISGFLSFHIIFQCKRYKGLV, from the coding sequence TTGCTACGTGAAAGTGGTTTTGTTCAGGTAGAGGTTACTGGCAAAACTGGAGATGGAGGTATTGACGGTAAAGGCATCGTTAGAATAAGTGGATTTCTAAGTTTTCATATTATCTTTCAATGCAAGCGTTACAAAGGACTGGTTTGA